One Fusobacterium ulcerans DNA segment encodes these proteins:
- a CDS encoding HU family DNA-binding protein, giving the protein MTKKEFIDLYFEKGEFATKIDAEKKAAAFLAVIEEGLVGGEDITFLGFGKFEVADRAARTCRNPQTGEEMEVEAKKVVKFKAGKGLSEKVNQ; this is encoded by the coding sequence ATGACTAAAAAAGAGTTTATTGATTTATATTTTGAAAAAGGAGAATTCGCAACTAAAATAGATGCTGAGAAAAAAGCTGCGGCTTTCTTAGCAGTTATTGAAGAAGGATTAGTAGGTGGAGAAGATATTACTTTCCTAGGATTTGGAAAATTCGAAGTTGCTGATAGAGCTGCTAGAACTTGCAGAAATCCACAAACTGGAGAAGAAATGGAAGTTGAAGCTAAAAAAGTAGTAAAATTCAAAGCAGGAAAAGGATTATCTGAAAAAGTAAATCAATAA
- the ilvA gene encoding threonine ammonia-lyase: MAVTLETIKKAKQTIEHSIKRTPLIECPTLEKELGGKVLFKLENLQKTGSFKVRGALNRIANLTEEEKKKGVIASSAGNHAQGIALGATAQGIKSTIVMPETAPIAKVAATKGYGAEVVLCGSVYDDAFAKACEIQKETGAIFLHPFDDDYVISGQGTIGLEILEDAIDIDTVLVPIGGGGILAGIATAIKSINPSVRIIGVESANAASMTEALAKGECCEVCATPTIADGIAVKKVGCKTLELVKQYVDEVVTVTEDEIARAILFLMEKSKVVAEGAGATPLAAILAGKVECKGKKTCAVVSGGNIDVNLIERVLNRALINAGRRYEFKVKVHDRFGETEKLLSLITQNRANILFITQSMYNGELGITMQEVTLVIECSDMAHRDSVRAKIIEAGYEIY; encoded by the coding sequence ATGGCAGTAACACTAGAAACCATTAAAAAAGCAAAACAAACCATTGAACACTCAATCAAAAGAACACCTTTGATAGAGTGCCCTACACTAGAAAAGGAACTTGGAGGAAAAGTTTTATTCAAACTTGAAAATCTTCAAAAAACTGGATCATTCAAAGTAAGAGGAGCTTTAAACAGAATAGCTAACCTTACAGAAGAAGAAAAGAAAAAAGGGGTAATAGCTTCATCAGCTGGAAACCATGCCCAAGGAATAGCTTTAGGAGCAACAGCACAAGGAATAAAATCAACAATAGTAATGCCGGAAACTGCACCAATAGCAAAAGTAGCAGCAACAAAAGGATATGGAGCAGAAGTAGTATTATGCGGAAGTGTATATGATGATGCTTTTGCAAAAGCATGTGAGATCCAAAAAGAAACAGGAGCAATATTCCTACACCCATTTGATGATGACTATGTAATCTCAGGACAGGGAACTATTGGATTAGAAATATTAGAAGATGCGATAGATATAGATACAGTTCTTGTTCCTATCGGAGGAGGAGGAATCCTTGCAGGAATAGCAACAGCAATAAAATCAATCAATCCATCAGTGAGAATAATCGGAGTAGAATCAGCAAATGCTGCATCAATGACAGAAGCTTTAGCAAAGGGAGAATGTTGTGAAGTATGTGCAACACCAACAATAGCAGATGGAATAGCAGTAAAAAAAGTTGGATGCAAAACTCTTGAATTAGTAAAACAATATGTAGATGAAGTAGTAACAGTAACAGAAGATGAAATAGCAAGAGCAATATTATTTTTGATGGAAAAAAGTAAAGTAGTTGCAGAGGGAGCAGGGGCAACACCTTTAGCAGCGATACTTGCAGGAAAAGTTGAATGTAAAGGTAAAAAGACTTGTGCAGTAGTATCTGGAGGAAATATAGATGTAAACCTTATTGAGAGAGTACTGAACAGAGCTTTAATCAATGCAGGAAGAAGATATGAATTTAAAGTAAAAGTACATGACAGATTTGGAGAAACTGAAAAATTATTAAGTTTGATAACTCAAAATAGAGCAAATATACTTTTCATAACACAAAGCATGTATAATGGAGAATTAGGAATCACAATGCAGGAAGTAACACTTGTAATAGAATGCAGTGATATGGCTCATAGAGATTCTGTAAGAGCTAAAATTATAGAAGCAGGATATGAAATTTATTAG
- a CDS encoding MlaA family lipoprotein, whose amino-acid sequence MRTNRKLILLLMMILVFTFSIADTNEKPETKTDNSEVAEYFGVYDPWEPLNRRIYYFNYTFDKYVFLPVVDAYNLVTPTFVQKGVKNFFRNTQNITITGNSLLQFKIKKAMRAIGRFSINATLGAGGVFDTASSLGMPKPYEDFGLTLAHYGVGEGPYLILPFLGPSNLRDAVGTGVNTVALGALDPYEAADLFDIDSPEVFALNSVDKRKNTKFRYYASGSPFEYEYLRFFYKKYRKLQSETGVQVF is encoded by the coding sequence ATGAGAACTAATAGAAAACTTATTTTACTCCTTATGATGATTTTAGTTTTTACATTTTCAATAGCTGATACAAATGAAAAACCAGAGACTAAGACTGATAATAGTGAAGTAGCAGAATATTTTGGTGTATATGATCCATGGGAGCCTTTAAACAGGAGAATATATTATTTTAATTATACTTTTGATAAGTATGTATTTTTGCCAGTGGTAGATGCCTATAATCTTGTGACACCTACCTTTGTACAAAAAGGAGTAAAAAACTTTTTTAGAAATACACAAAATATAACAATAACAGGAAATTCTTTGCTGCAATTTAAAATAAAAAAAGCTATGAGAGCAATAGGAAGATTTTCGATAAATGCGACATTAGGAGCAGGGGGAGTATTTGATACAGCCTCTTCTCTAGGTATGCCCAAGCCATATGAAGATTTTGGACTTACTTTGGCTCACTATGGAGTAGGAGAGGGACCATATCTAATTCTTCCTTTCTTAGGACCAAGTAATTTAAGAGATGCAGTAGGAACAGGAGTAAATACTGTTGCTTTAGGAGCTTTAGATCCTTATGAAGCAGCTGATCTATTTGATATAGACAGTCCAGAAGTATTTGCACTTAATTCAGTGGACAAAAGAAAAAATACAAAATTTAGATATTATGCAAGTGGGTCACCATTTGAATATGAATATCTAAGATTCTTCTACAAAAAATATAGAAAGCTTCAATCAGAAACAGGAGTACAAGTTTTTTAA
- the pepV gene encoding dipeptidase PepV, protein MDLQKKVLDYKEEVIKGIQGAVQIKSVQEPAKEGKPFGDGPAEALQYFLDLGKELGFKVENFDNYAGTIEFGEGEETVGILGHVDVVPEGEGWIYPPYSATIADGKIFGRGTLDDKGPSMVCLYAMKAIKDSGVKLNRKIRMIIGANEETGSLCMEHYFNTLKMPQPTLAFTPDSSFPVTFAEKGIVRVKLSNSYKTLNDVTIKGGNAYNSVPDRAEAVLPVEFAEGLAEKAVSFNEGKEFKVEVEVKDGRYHVASLGKSSHAARPAQGYNSISALFAFLGTAEIKNEELKGLVEFFKEYIKMENNGASFGIDFKDEESGSLTLNLGKMSLENGKLELCIDMRCPVLVPNTNVIDTLKEKTAGKMELEVTGNSAPLYVAKDSFLVSTLMDIYKEITGDVDAQPVAIGGGTYAREVTNGVAFGALLSSQENNMHQKNEYLEIDKIDTWLKIYVEAIYRLAK, encoded by the coding sequence ATGGATTTACAAAAAAAAGTGTTGGACTATAAGGAAGAAGTTATAAAAGGGATACAAGGTGCTGTACAGATAAAAAGTGTTCAGGAACCTGCAAAAGAAGGGAAACCTTTTGGTGATGGTCCAGCAGAAGCTTTACAATATTTTTTAGACCTAGGAAAAGAGTTAGGATTTAAAGTTGAAAATTTTGACAACTATGCTGGTACTATAGAATTTGGTGAAGGAGAAGAAACAGTAGGGATACTAGGACATGTGGATGTAGTACCTGAAGGTGAAGGATGGATTTATCCTCCATACAGTGCAACTATAGCAGATGGAAAAATATTTGGAAGAGGAACATTAGATGATAAAGGACCTTCTATGGTTTGTCTTTATGCTATGAAAGCAATAAAAGATTCTGGTGTTAAATTAAACAGAAAAATTAGAATGATAATAGGAGCTAATGAAGAAACTGGAAGCCTTTGTATGGAGCACTACTTCAATACATTGAAAATGCCTCAGCCTACATTGGCATTTACACCTGACTCAAGCTTTCCAGTAACATTTGCTGAAAAAGGAATAGTTCGTGTAAAACTTTCAAATTCTTATAAAACTTTAAATGATGTAACTATAAAAGGTGGAAATGCATATAACTCAGTTCCTGACAGAGCAGAAGCAGTTCTTCCAGTAGAATTTGCTGAAGGACTTGCAGAAAAAGCTGTTTCTTTCAATGAAGGAAAAGAATTTAAAGTAGAAGTTGAAGTAAAAGATGGAAGATATCATGTTGCTTCTTTAGGAAAATCTTCTCATGCAGCTAGACCAGCACAAGGATATAATTCTATCAGTGCACTGTTTGCATTCTTGGGAACAGCAGAGATTAAAAATGAAGAATTAAAAGGATTAGTAGAATTTTTCAAAGAATATATAAAAATGGAAAATAATGGTGCTTCTTTTGGAATAGATTTTAAAGATGAAGAGAGTGGAAGTCTTACTCTTAATCTAGGAAAAATGTCACTTGAAAATGGAAAATTAGAATTATGTATAGACATGAGATGCCCAGTTCTTGTACCTAATACAAATGTTATTGATACATTAAAAGAAAAAACTGCTGGGAAAATGGAACTTGAAGTAACTGGAAATTCAGCTCCTCTATATGTAGCTAAGGACAGCTTCCTTGTATCTACTCTTATGGATATTTACAAAGAAATAACTGGAGATGTAGATGCTCAGCCAGTAGCTATTGGTGGAGGAACTTATGCAAGAGAAGTAACTAATGGAGTAGCATTTGGAGCTCTTCTGTCATCACAGGAAAATAATATGCACCAAAAAAATGAGTATCTTGAAATTGACAAAATAGACACATGGTTAAAAATATATGTGGAAGCTATTTATAGATTAGCAAAATAA
- a CDS encoding DUF2156 domain-containing protein, giving the protein MDWKKLTIEDKETIDNFTKGKFSTCDYNFTNLFLWSQGEDLHYKIEKDVLIIQGTFVKDEYCFMPIPKDENAIGAMKEVIKELLQKNKKIVLVPEEWKEKLEDTFILEERRDSYDYVYSIESLAYLKGRKYAKKKNRVHNFMKSYNYTYEAVTPENVEEVINFQTNWCHDKECEIVPVLRNENMGILNLLHNFNTLGIKGGILRVDGKIVAYTLGEAISDEYVVIHIEKGLNGYTGSYQMINMAFLEKEFTDHKYVNREDDFGDEGLREAKESYHPLELLKKYEITGIK; this is encoded by the coding sequence ATGGACTGGAAAAAATTGACTATCGAAGATAAAGAGACAATAGATAATTTTACAAAAGGGAAGTTTTCAACTTGTGATTACAATTTTACTAATCTTTTCTTATGGAGTCAAGGTGAAGATCTTCATTATAAAATAGAAAAAGATGTACTGATTATACAGGGAACTTTTGTCAAGGATGAATACTGCTTTATGCCTATTCCAAAGGATGAAAACGCAATCGGGGCAATGAAAGAAGTAATAAAAGAATTGCTTCAGAAAAATAAAAAAATAGTACTTGTTCCTGAAGAATGGAAGGAAAAACTTGAAGACACTTTTATTCTTGAAGAAAGAAGAGACAGCTATGATTATGTTTATTCTATAGAAAGTTTAGCTTACCTTAAAGGAAGAAAATATGCTAAAAAGAAAAATAGAGTACACAATTTTATGAAAAGCTACAACTATACTTATGAAGCAGTAACTCCTGAAAATGTAGAAGAGGTTATAAATTTCCAAACTAACTGGTGTCATGATAAAGAATGTGAAATTGTTCCTGTTCTGAGAAATGAAAATATGGGAATATTAAATCTTCTTCATAATTTTAATACACTTGGAATAAAAGGTGGAATATTAAGAGTAGATGGAAAGATAGTAGCTTATACACTAGGAGAAGCAATAAGTGATGAATATGTTGTAATACATATTGAAAAAGGTTTAAACGGATATACAGGAAGCTACCAAATGATAAATATGGCTTTCTTGGAAAAAGAGTTTACTGATCATAAATATGTGAATAGAGAAGATGATTTCGGAGATGAGGGATTAAGAGAAGCAAAAGAATCTTATCATCCATTGGAACTTCTGAAAAAATATGAAATAACTGGAATAAAATAA
- the hydG gene encoding [FeFe] hydrogenase H-cluster radical SAM maturase HydG, with protein sequence MEQKYELEFLNENDINLLIKESEKKAEDENLVREILKKAVEAKGITDKEAAVLLSINNPELLEEMFETARKIKEKIYGKRIVMFAPLYVSNYCVNNCEYCGYKHDNDELSRKKLNREELIEEVKSLEKLGHKRIALEAGEDPLNCSLDYILECIKDIYSIKFKNGSIRRINVNIAATTVENYKRLKEAEIGTYILFQETYHKPTYERVHLNGPKRDYEYHTTAMFRAREAGIDDVGIGVLYGLYDFKYETISMIRYADALERITGVGPHTISVPRLRAAENVSLKDYPHLVSDEDFKKLVAVLRLAVPYTGLILSTREEAELRDETIKLGISQVSSGSCTGVGGYSEREKDTKEKPQFELGDNRSPLEMIESLMKGGYVPSYCTACYRNGRTGDRFMEIAKSGQINVMCEANALMTLKEFLIDYADDRLREIGDKVIMETLNKMPDEDFKNTIKENLKAIENGARDINV encoded by the coding sequence ATGGAGCAAAAATATGAATTGGAATTTTTAAATGAAAATGATATAAACCTTTTAATAAAAGAATCTGAAAAAAAAGCTGAAGATGAAAACTTAGTAAGAGAGATATTAAAAAAAGCTGTAGAAGCAAAAGGTATCACTGATAAAGAAGCTGCTGTTCTACTTAGTATAAATAATCCTGAACTTCTTGAGGAAATGTTTGAAACTGCAAGAAAGATAAAAGAAAAAATATATGGAAAAAGAATAGTAATGTTTGCTCCGTTATATGTGAGCAACTATTGTGTAAATAATTGTGAATATTGTGGATATAAACATGATAATGATGAATTGAGCAGAAAGAAATTAAATAGAGAAGAACTTATAGAAGAAGTTAAATCGTTAGAAAAATTAGGACATAAAAGAATAGCTTTAGAAGCTGGAGAGGATCCACTTAATTGTTCTTTAGATTATATATTGGAGTGTATAAAAGACATATACTCAATTAAATTTAAAAATGGAAGTATAAGAAGAATAAATGTAAATATTGCTGCAACAACAGTTGAAAATTATAAAAGATTGAAAGAAGCAGAAATAGGAACATATATATTATTCCAAGAGACATATCACAAACCTACATATGAGAGAGTGCACTTAAATGGTCCTAAAAGAGATTATGAGTACCATACAACAGCTATGTTCAGAGCAAGAGAAGCTGGAATAGATGATGTAGGTATTGGAGTTTTATATGGCTTATACGACTTCAAATACGAAACTATATCTATGATAAGATATGCTGATGCTCTTGAGAGAATAACAGGGGTAGGGCCACACACAATATCTGTTCCAAGATTGAGAGCAGCAGAAAATGTCTCATTAAAAGATTATCCTCATCTTGTATCAGATGAAGATTTTAAAAAACTGGTAGCAGTATTGAGACTTGCTGTACCATACACAGGACTTATTCTTTCTACTAGAGAAGAAGCAGAACTTAGAGATGAAACAATCAAATTAGGAATATCTCAGGTGAGCAGTGGGTCATGTACTGGAGTAGGAGGATATTCTGAAAGAGAAAAAGATACTAAAGAAAAACCACAGTTTGAACTTGGAGATAACAGATCACCTCTGGAAATGATAGAAAGTCTAATGAAAGGTGGATATGTACCGAGCTATTGTACAGCATGCTATAGAAACGGCCGTACAGGCGATAGATTTATGGAAATAGCAAAGAGCGGACAGATCAATGTAATGTGTGAAGCTAATGCTTTAATGACCTTAAAAGAGTTTTTAATAGATTATGCTGATGACAGATTAAGGGAGATAGGAGATAAAGTTATCATGGAAACTTTAAATAAGATGCCTGATGAAGACTTTAAAAATACTATAAAAGAGAATTTAAAAGCTATTGAAAATGGTGCTAGAGATATAAATGTGTAA
- a CDS encoding toxin-antitoxin system YwqK family antitoxin — MKKTILLFSAIFLLWSCNNETNNTTIPQNSASIYKKESVLGISKHFSGILTEKYSNGQLKKVTCYKDGTKNGLEKVYYENGKIKLEGNYKNNIEDGSFKTYYQNGNLNIDTEFKNGLPNNLFSKYHLNGKLALKGIYKEGKLHGEWKTYYFNGEIESEKKYDNGVNIGEWKTYYENGSLKWKGIYKSGELIAEQFMILL; from the coding sequence ATGAAAAAAACTATACTGTTATTTTCAGCAATATTTTTGTTATGGAGCTGTAATAATGAAACAAATAACACAACAATACCCCAAAACTCTGCATCAATTTATAAAAAAGAAAGTGTTTTGGGAATAAGCAAACATTTTTCTGGTATACTTACAGAAAAATATAGTAATGGACAATTAAAAAAAGTCACATGCTATAAAGATGGTACAAAAAATGGTTTGGAAAAAGTTTATTATGAAAATGGAAAAATTAAATTAGAAGGTAATTATAAAAATAATATAGAAGATGGTTCTTTTAAAACTTACTATCAAAATGGAAACCTAAATATTGATACTGAATTTAAAAATGGACTTCCTAATAATTTATTTTCAAAGTATCATCTCAATGGAAAATTAGCTTTAAAAGGAATCTACAAAGAAGGAAAACTGCATGGCGAATGGAAAACTTATTATTTTAATGGTGAAATTGAATCTGAAAAAAAATATGACAATGGTGTTAATATTGGAGAATGGAAAACCTATTATGAAAATGGCAGTTTGAAATGGAAGGGAATTTATAAGAGTGGAGAGCTTATAGCAGAACAGTTTATGATTTTACTATAA
- the zupT gene encoding zinc transporter ZupT, whose protein sequence is MIETGNVMLAFVLTLLAGLAMAVGSMISFIGKKTNKKFLSASLGFASGVMIYVAFVEIFMESRESLSEIYGGSKGILIAVISFFAGMVFMVLTEKFCLKENEDEEESEEKSVYRMGVMTAIAIGIHNFPEGMAIFTSVLKTPALGFSVAAAIAIHNISVGIAVSAPIYYATGSRKKAFIFSLTSGLVEPLGALVGYIIFKNYLNEKIFGMLLAAVAGIMVYIALDELLPSAQSDGNHHIATYSMISGMIVMAVSLMII, encoded by the coding sequence ATGATAGAGACAGGAAATGTAATGTTAGCCTTTGTTCTTACACTATTAGCTGGACTTGCAATGGCAGTAGGAAGCATGATTTCTTTTATAGGGAAAAAAACAAATAAAAAATTTCTTTCTGCTTCACTAGGATTTGCAAGTGGAGTAATGATATATGTTGCATTTGTTGAAATATTTATGGAGTCAAGGGAGTCATTGAGTGAAATTTATGGTGGGAGCAAAGGAATCTTAATAGCAGTCATATCATTTTTTGCAGGAATGGTTTTTATGGTTCTTACAGAAAAATTCTGCCTGAAAGAAAATGAAGATGAAGAAGAAAGTGAAGAAAAATCTGTTTATAGAATGGGAGTAATGACTGCCATTGCAATAGGAATACATAATTTTCCAGAAGGAATGGCAATATTTACATCAGTATTAAAAACACCAGCTCTAGGGTTTTCTGTAGCAGCAGCAATAGCTATCCATAATATATCTGTGGGAATAGCTGTATCTGCTCCTATATATTATGCAACTGGAAGTCGGAAAAAAGCTTTTATTTTTTCTTTGACTTCAGGATTAGTAGAACCTTTAGGAGCTTTAGTAGGATATATTATTTTTAAAAATTATTTAAATGAGAAAATATTTGGGATGTTATTGGCAGCAGTGGCAGGTATTATGGTCTATATAGCATTGGATGAGCTTCTACCATCTGCACAAAGTGATGGGAATCATCATATTGCTACTTACAGCATGATTTCTGGAATGATAGTCATGGCAGTTAGTTTAATGATAATTTAG
- a CDS encoding ParA family protein, with translation MARRISIYNYKEKIGKTTSAYYMAKALSEEGKRVLMIDADPQCSLTKLSLTLNNGRLNETVTDLHKAVLRAFEGQPIPITSVVPQMFSDKLFLTPGSNEILKLEITLSFAHKKDNNMKIFGNIAGAFNEFFNKMEEEYNLDYIIIDFPSTMKEISKNLLMVSDYIAIPTIIDLFMNDTFILLIKEFHDLNELRNSMLSKYSDSYYSFPDKQPKFIGFIKQDYLFDKKIENKNIKEISMFTRNIKIIGMLLENGKLSANDYILSQIPNLNKNKELFNIFIKEMAERIIALG, from the coding sequence ATGGCAAGGAGAATATCAATTTATAATTATAAAGAGAAAATAGGAAAGACTACTTCAGCATATTATATGGCAAAGGCTCTTTCAGAAGAAGGAAAAAGAGTATTGATGATAGATGCAGATCCACAATGCAGTTTAACAAAATTATCTTTAACTTTGAATAACGGCAGATTAAATGAAACAGTTACTGATTTACATAAGGCAGTGCTGAGAGCATTTGAAGGGCAGCCTATTCCAATAACTTCTGTAGTTCCTCAGATGTTTTCTGATAAACTATTTTTGACTCCTGGGAGCAATGAAATATTAAAATTAGAAATTACTCTTTCTTTTGCTCATAAAAAAGATAATAATATGAAAATATTTGGTAATATAGCTGGGGCATTTAATGAATTTTTTAATAAAATGGAAGAAGAATATAATTTAGATTATATTATAATAGATTTTCCATCTACTATGAAAGAAATAAGTAAAAATTTATTAATGGTGTCAGATTATATAGCTATCCCTACAATAATTGATTTATTTATGAATGATACTTTTATCCTTTTGATAAAAGAATTTCATGATTTAAATGAATTAAGAAATAGTATGCTTAGCAAATACAGCGATTCATATTATTCTTTTCCAGATAAACAACCTAAATTTATTGGATTTATAAAGCAGGATTATCTGTTTGATAAAAAGATAGAAAATAAAAATATTAAAGAAATAAGTATGTTTACAAGAAATATAAAAATAATTGGAATGCTTTTAGAAAATGGAAAATTGAGTGCCAATGATTATATTTTATCTCAAATTCCAAATTTAAATAAAAATAAAGAATTGTTTAATATTTTTATAAAAGAGATGGCTGAGAGAATAATTGCACTGGGGTAG
- a CDS encoding sugar phosphate isomerase/epimerase family protein: MNKNLVHISDLIFYKKSSKDILEFLRKNKIENLEFFIEPLDEDYTKKMLEILENYEFKSISFHGPFRKCNLADMTKDSWEKTLYSYEESFKLSKKYNPSFMVLHSNEGIPSQKIDEELKNKISEKIDSLVKLGRKYDIDVVIENVGIGKNMVFSQEEYEEMILKNNYKCLIDIGHAYLNRWNINELVKKLKNNILGYHFHNNNGLHDEHKPISHGKINYFDMVELIKTYTPSANIVLEYDFNEDSEILLEDYNKLKELFN, from the coding sequence TTGAACAAAAATTTAGTGCATATCAGTGATTTGATATTTTATAAAAAAAGTTCTAAGGATATATTAGAGTTTTTAAGAAAAAATAAAATAGAAAACTTAGAATTTTTTATTGAACCATTAGATGAAGATTACACAAAGAAAATGCTGGAAATTCTTGAAAACTATGAATTTAAATCAATTTCTTTTCATGGTCCTTTCAGAAAATGTAACTTAGCAGACATGACAAAGGATTCATGGGAAAAAACTTTATATAGTTATGAAGAAAGTTTCAAGCTTTCGAAAAAGTATAATCCTTCTTTTATGGTTTTACACAGTAACGAAGGAATTCCTTCACAGAAAATAGATGAGGAATTAAAAAATAAAATTTCAGAAAAAATTGACTCATTAGTAAAATTAGGAAGAAAATATGACATTGATGTAGTCATTGAAAATGTAGGAATAGGTAAAAATATGGTATTTTCACAAGAAGAATATGAAGAGATGATATTAAAAAATAATTATAAGTGTTTGATTGATATTGGACATGCTTATTTAAACAGATGGAATATTAATGAATTAGTAAAAAAACTAAAAAACAATATATTAGGATATCATTTCCATAATAATAATGGATTACATGATGAACATAAACCAATTTCTCATGGAAAAATTAATTATTTTGATATGGTTGAATTAATAAAAACGTATACTCCTTCTGCAAATATTGTATTAGAGTATGATTTTAATGAAGATTCTGAAATTTTACTAGAAGATTATAATAAATTAAAAGAATTATTTAACTAA